The Bryobacteraceae bacterium genome includes a window with the following:
- a CDS encoding ABC transporter permease: MSSIAEPGSIVVSARMALTAPKRRMHAGELAVDLLRQTLWNIRRNRLRSFLTLFGIAWGIASLVLMSSLSDGFRQGQRRNMAQIGDNIVFVFGGVTEEQAGGQRAGRRIRLRESDIELIRANCPAVAVISPEHKTRDVPARSATNAGRFLTVGVNPEYLKLRNLPVEIGRPVSEADVREARRVAVLGASVRKQLFEQNPRPIGERIHVNGYPYEVIGVMNEKEQNSSYDGWDNDKILIPHTALLRDAPADRQVYAEHRLYGFLYRPADISRWEEAQRQVREVLGRAHGFSPTDKGALRIFDSIESAQMFDAIFNATEIFLGAVALITLSLGGIGVMNTMMIAVAERTNEIGLKKALGATRRRILLDFFLEGVLLAVLSGAAGLVLTFLVSGAVNSMPLPAMFAGLPVQWKTLALATLALGSVAVAAALPPARRAARLTPVEALRYER; encoded by the coding sequence GTGAGCAGCATTGCCGAACCGGGATCCATTGTGGTCAGCGCACGGATGGCACTGACGGCGCCCAAACGCCGCATGCATGCCGGCGAACTCGCCGTGGATCTGCTGCGGCAGACGCTGTGGAACATCCGGCGCAACAGGCTGCGCAGTTTTCTCACGCTGTTCGGCATCGCCTGGGGCATCGCCTCGCTGGTGCTGATGTCGTCGTTGTCGGACGGATTCCGGCAGGGGCAGCGCAGGAACATGGCGCAGATCGGAGACAATATCGTGTTCGTCTTCGGCGGCGTCACCGAGGAACAGGCAGGCGGGCAGCGCGCCGGGCGCCGCATCCGGCTGCGGGAAAGCGACATCGAGCTGATCCGCGCCAACTGCCCGGCAGTGGCGGTGATCTCGCCCGAGCACAAGACGCGGGACGTCCCTGCGCGCAGCGCCACCAACGCGGGACGGTTCCTCACCGTGGGCGTGAATCCCGAGTATCTGAAGCTGCGCAATCTGCCGGTGGAGATTGGACGTCCCGTCTCGGAAGCCGACGTGCGTGAGGCGCGTCGCGTTGCCGTGCTCGGCGCGAGCGTCCGCAAGCAGCTGTTCGAGCAGAACCCGCGCCCCATTGGCGAGCGGATCCATGTCAACGGTTATCCGTATGAAGTGATCGGCGTCATGAACGAGAAGGAGCAGAACAGCTCTTACGACGGCTGGGATAACGACAAGATCCTGATACCGCACACCGCGCTGCTGCGCGACGCGCCCGCCGACCGGCAGGTGTACGCCGAGCATCGCCTGTACGGGTTCCTGTACCGTCCGGCGGACATCTCGAGGTGGGAGGAAGCCCAGCGTCAGGTGCGTGAAGTGCTGGGGCGGGCGCATGGCTTTTCGCCCACGGACAAGGGTGCGCTGCGGATCTTCGATTCGATCGAGAGCGCGCAGATGTTCGACGCCATTTTCAATGCCACGGAGATCTTCCTGGGCGCGGTGGCGCTGATCACGCTGTCGCTGGGCGGCATCGGAGTGATGAACACGATGATGATCGCTGTGGCGGAGCGGACCAACGAGATCGGACTGAAGAAAGCGCTGGGTGCGACGCGGCGGCGCATCCTGCTGGATTTCTTTCTGGAAGGAGTTCTGCTGGCAGTGTTGAGCGGAGCAGCGGGATTGGTGCTGACGTTTCTGGTGTCGGGCGCCGTGAACTCCATGCCTCTGCCGGCAATGTTTGCGGGATTGCCCGTCCAGTGGAAGACGCTGGCTCTGGCTACGCTTGCGCTGGGCTCGGTGGCGGTGGCGGCGGCGCTGCCGCCGGCGCGCCGGGCGGCACGTCTGACGCCCGTGGAAGCGCTGCGCTACGAGAGGTGA
- a CDS encoding MFS transporter, translating to MFTAPRWRALWAAQLGFLLDAMDVLLYVFALATLRTEFGWTNAQAGLAASATLLASAAGGVAAGFVSDRIGRKRTLIYTILLYSLASAGTATSRGLGELIFWRALVGLGLGGEWSAGATLVAEWWPAQHRAKAASFMQSGWALGYMAAAGLTALILPQFGWRALFLAGVLPALLTLYVRRHVEEPQVWREQRARAPWNSIFQPPLLRFTVLATTLATSVLFAYWGLFTWLPGFLSLPASEGGAGMTVVRTSGFVFAVQAGAFAGYLCFGVLADRFGRRPAFAFYVLAAALLVPLYGMAPRHWPDLLFWMGPFIGFFGTGFFSLFGAMLAELYPTAVRGAGQGFAYNFGRGLSALAPVVVGALADSHGVGAALAVNSGFFLAAAALVFLLPETKSTDLAAVGAAGPDLSSPGR from the coding sequence GTGTTCACCGCGCCGCGCTGGCGTGCGCTCTGGGCGGCGCAACTCGGCTTCCTGCTCGACGCGATGGACGTGCTGCTGTACGTCTTCGCGCTGGCCACGCTGCGCACGGAATTCGGCTGGACCAACGCGCAGGCGGGACTGGCGGCTTCGGCCACTCTGCTCGCGAGCGCCGCGGGCGGCGTGGCGGCGGGGTTCGTCTCGGATCGCATCGGGCGCAAGCGCACCCTGATCTACACGATCCTGCTCTACTCGCTCGCTTCGGCTGGAACGGCCACGTCACGAGGGCTCGGCGAGCTGATCTTCTGGCGGGCGCTCGTCGGGCTGGGGCTCGGCGGAGAGTGGTCCGCCGGAGCGACGCTGGTGGCCGAGTGGTGGCCGGCCCAACACCGGGCCAAGGCAGCGAGCTTCATGCAGTCCGGCTGGGCGCTCGGCTACATGGCGGCGGCGGGGCTGACGGCGCTGATCCTGCCGCAGTTCGGGTGGCGCGCCTTGTTTCTCGCTGGAGTGCTGCCCGCGCTGCTGACTCTGTATGTGCGCCGTCATGTCGAGGAGCCGCAGGTGTGGCGCGAGCAGCGGGCGCGCGCGCCGTGGAACTCGATCTTCCAGCCGCCGCTGTTGCGCTTCACGGTGCTCGCAACGACGCTGGCGACGAGCGTGCTGTTCGCGTACTGGGGGCTGTTCACGTGGCTGCCTGGATTTCTGTCGCTGCCCGCGAGCGAGGGCGGCGCAGGGATGACGGTGGTGCGGACGAGCGGCTTTGTGTTCGCCGTGCAGGCGGGAGCGTTCGCGGGGTATCTGTGCTTTGGCGTGCTGGCGGACCGGTTCGGACGGCGGCCGGCGTTCGCTTTCTATGTGCTGGCGGCGGCGCTGCTTGTACCGCTGTACGGGATGGCCCCGCGCCACTGGCCGGACCTGCTGTTCTGGATGGGGCCGTTCATCGGATTCTTCGGGACGGGTTTCTTCTCGCTGTTTGGAGCAATGCTCGCTGAGCTCTATCCGACGGCGGTGCGTGGCGCAGGACAGGGTTTTGCCTATAACTTCGGGAGGGGTCTGTCGGCTCTGGCGCCAGTGGTGGTGGGAGCGCTGGCCGACAGCCACGGCGTGGGCGCGGCTCTGGCGGTCAACTCCGGGTTCTTCCTGGCAGCTGCGGCGCTCGTCTTCCTGCTGCCCGAAACAAAAAGCACGGATCTTGCTGCGGTGGGAGCCGCCGGGCCTGACCTCAGTTCGCCTGGGCGATGA